A stretch of the Flavobacterium aquiphilum genome encodes the following:
- the epsC gene encoding serine O-acetyltransferase EpsC, with translation MTKDLIVQNISASKSHFSINYSIKTKTEAFTEKLFYTLFDSNAPLDQSIDELEKQFKEIASMACKKNQDLCESAWDKFLHKLPSVLENLNKDASYILENDPASNSLEEIYLAYPGFYAIAIYRLSHELYLLDLMLFSRLMSEYAHRITGTDIHAGATIASPFFIDHATGIVIGETTVIEKNVKIYQGVTLGALSVSKDMKNSKRHPTVEKNVCLYANATILGGTTVIGKNSIVGGNSWVTKSIPEDSIVMNTTTTEVKVKEKK, from the coding sequence ATGACCAAAGATCTAATTGTACAAAATATTAGCGCTTCAAAAAGTCATTTTTCTATAAATTATAGCATAAAAACCAAAACGGAAGCCTTTACCGAAAAACTGTTTTATACTTTGTTTGATTCCAATGCTCCACTCGATCAAAGCATCGATGAGCTTGAAAAACAATTTAAAGAAATAGCTTCTATGGCGTGCAAAAAAAATCAGGATTTATGCGAAAGCGCTTGGGATAAGTTTTTACATAAACTTCCATCTGTATTGGAAAACCTGAACAAAGATGCTTCATACATCTTAGAAAATGATCCTGCATCCAATAGTTTGGAAGAAATTTATCTTGCCTATCCGGGATTTTATGCCATTGCCATTTACCGATTGAGCCATGAATTGTATTTATTGGATTTGATGCTTTTTTCAAGATTGATGAGTGAGTATGCGCATCGCATTACGGGAACAGACATACATGCCGGTGCTACCATCGCATCACCTTTCTTTATCGATCATGCGACCGGAATTGTAATTGGAGAGACAACCGTTATTGAAAAAAATGTAAAAATATATCAAGGGGTGACTTTGGGAGCGTTGAGCGTAAGCAAAGACATGAAGAATTCCAAAAGACATCCTACTGTTGAAAAAAATGTTTGCCTGTATGCGAATGCAACCATATTGGGAGGCACAACAGTTATAGGCAAAAACAGTATTGTTGGCGGAAACTCATGGGTCACCAAATCGATTCCGGAGGATTCAATCGTAATGAACACCACCACAACCGAAGTTAAAGTAAAAGAGAAGAAATAA
- the cysM gene encoding cysteine synthase CysM, which produces MKTYKLVELIGNTPLVETTRLVANKNVKLLLKLEGDNPGGSVKDRAAYNMIASAIERGDIKKGDKLIEATSGNTGIALAMIAQLFNIEIELVLPEDSTIERTQTMQAYGATVIQTPASTGIIGSRDYADKKVAEGGYVMLNQFANDDNWKAHYKTTGPEIWNDTDGTVTHFVSAMGTTGTIIGTSTYLKEKNQNIQIIGAQPSEGSQIPGIRKWPQEYLPKIFDASKVDLTVDVSEKEARKMTKRLAKEEGIFAGMSSGGSVAVAVKIANQLESGVVVAIICDRGDRYLSSDLFE; this is translated from the coding sequence ATGAAAACCTATAAATTAGTCGAATTAATCGGGAATACACCACTTGTAGAAACTACCCGATTGGTTGCGAACAAAAACGTAAAACTGTTATTAAAACTGGAAGGTGACAATCCCGGAGGAAGTGTAAAAGACCGCGCTGCCTATAACATGATTGCTTCTGCCATTGAAAGAGGAGACATTAAAAAAGGAGACAAATTAATTGAAGCAACTAGTGGAAACACAGGAATTGCTTTGGCAATGATTGCTCAATTATTCAATATCGAAATCGAATTGGTCTTACCTGAAGATTCAACCATCGAGCGCACACAAACCATGCAGGCTTACGGTGCAACAGTTATACAAACACCTGCCAGCACAGGAATAATTGGCTCTAGAGATTACGCCGACAAAAAAGTAGCCGAAGGCGGTTATGTAATGCTGAATCAGTTTGCCAATGACGACAACTGGAAAGCGCATTACAAAACCACAGGCCCTGAAATCTGGAATGATACTGATGGAACTGTTACTCATTTTGTATCGGCTATGGGAACTACCGGAACGATTATTGGAACTTCAACTTACCTGAAAGAAAAAAATCAAAATATTCAAATCATTGGCGCGCAGCCAAGCGAAGGTTCACAAATTCCTGGCATTAGAAAATGGCCTCAGGAATATTTACCTAAAATTTTTGATGCGTCAAAAGTAGATTTAACTGTTGATGTAAGCGAAAAAGAAGCCCGCAAAATGACCAAAAGATTAGCTAAGGAAGAAGGGATTTTTGCCGGTATGAGCAGCGGAGGATCTGTTGCGGTAGCTGTTAAAATCGCTAACCAACTGGAATCGGGTGTTGTGGTAGCAATTATCTGTGATCGAGGAGACCGTTATTTATCTTCTGATTTATTCGAATAA
- a CDS encoding aldo/keto reductase yields MNYRKLGKTNFQISEIALGTWQVGGKWGSPFNNKTADELINAAIDKGVNFIDTADVYENGLSETAVGRVVKSRSERIYIATKCGRHINPHVNEGYQPKILQKYVEDSLKRMGLETLDLIQLHCPPTQVFYRPEIFEMFDRLKEQGKIQNLGVSVEKVEEGLKAIEYSNVTTVQIIFNLFRQRPSELFFKEAQKKDIGIIARVPLASGLLTGLYDSKTTFGEQDHRNFNREGAAFDKGETFSGINYELGLKAVDALKALFPEATNLAPIALQWILSFNEVSCIIPGASKESHVLSNLSVYDLPQLTPEKIKEMNAIYEQYIKPQVHQLW; encoded by the coding sequence ATGAACTATCGCAAACTGGGAAAAACCAATTTTCAAATTTCAGAAATAGCACTTGGCACTTGGCAAGTGGGTGGAAAATGGGGATCTCCTTTCAATAATAAAACTGCTGATGAATTAATCAATGCCGCCATTGACAAAGGCGTGAATTTTATTGACACTGCCGATGTTTACGAAAATGGATTAAGCGAAACCGCTGTGGGAAGAGTTGTAAAATCACGTTCCGAACGTATTTATATCGCAACAAAATGTGGAAGACATATCAATCCGCACGTAAATGAAGGTTATCAACCGAAAATACTTCAAAAATATGTGGAAGACAGTTTGAAAAGAATGGGATTGGAAACTCTCGATCTTATTCAGTTACACTGTCCGCCTACACAAGTTTTTTACCGTCCTGAAATCTTTGAAATGTTTGATCGTTTGAAAGAACAGGGGAAAATTCAAAACTTGGGTGTCAGTGTAGAAAAAGTAGAAGAAGGCCTAAAAGCTATCGAATATTCTAACGTAACCACAGTTCAGATTATCTTTAATCTTTTCCGTCAACGTCCTTCTGAATTATTTTTTAAAGAAGCACAAAAAAAAGACATCGGAATTATTGCAAGAGTACCGCTTGCAAGTGGTTTATTGACCGGATTATATGATTCCAAAACCACTTTTGGAGAACAAGACCACAGAAACTTCAATCGTGAAGGAGCTGCTTTTGATAAAGGAGAAACATTTTCGGGTATTAATTATGAATTAGGTTTAAAAGCAGTTGATGCTTTAAAAGCACTTTTCCCTGAAGCTACAAATTTGGCACCAATTGCCCTGCAATGGATTTTGAGTTTTAACGAAGTGAGCTGTATTATTCCTGGTGCTTCAAAGGAAAGTCATGTTTTATCGAATCTTTCTGTTTATGATTTACCGCAGCTGACTCCTGAAAAAATCAAGGAGATGAATGCCATTTATGAGCAATACATCAAGCCGCAGGTACATCAGCTTTGGTAA
- a CDS encoding class I SAM-dependent DNA methyltransferase — MKKSEIQQLLQSISNNIDKENFIYDFLSSFGLSRTTITRLKKGDYNLSKTEGELFYKGKIFFKVLTEGNLLDTIDELSKDEKILRQKPRFIVVTDFISFFATDTKLKTNKDFTIANLADQIDFFLPLSGAEIYRVSNDNKLDREAAYKLGELYDILVADNPDWIAQGSHQLNIFLSRLLFCFFAEDTGIFSVKSIFTESLANNTQDDGSDVKEFLSLLFKKLNTENGDFPNYLDSFPYVNGGLFRDDIECPKFSKKARQILIDSGELDWSEINPDIFGSMIQAVADPEERNNLGMHYTSVVNILKLIKPLFLDELYEEFEKNKNNAKALDKLLVRLSRIKFFDPACGSGNFLIITYKELRNLEIQIVKQLIDLNTGQQKNYFTEIKLSQFYGIEIKDFAHEMAILSLWLAEHQMNQVFEQELLGQGQSKPLLPLKEAGNITAGNAARIDWEDACPKKEGDEIYIIGNPPYYGARKQDEEQKKDIAINFPKLKGANNLDYIFIWFYKGTKFIENINAKLGLVSTNSVCQREQVSLLWPQILNDKIEIDFAYQSFKWTNNAKGNAGVTVIIVAFRNVMAKEKYIFTESITKLAKNINAYLLDYSNIYISPRTKSISGLPEMNFGNMANDGGNLFLTAEERMAIINNEPDNINFVKKLVGSLEFLRGIDKYCLWIEDENLDKALESSFVSERISKTKEARLSSKREATNKLSLTPHRFAEIRHRDTDAIFIPSVSSERRDYIPLGLTNKDEIIVAPNLAIYDAQPWLFGVLHSKMHMIWVDAVGGKLETRYRYSAKLCYNTFPFPLINETQKERINLCVFAILDERAKYPEKTMAWMYNPETMPSGLKQAHKDLDLCIEQIYRLAPFTTDAERLEYLFKLFDEMTQKATLFTKEKTPRKAQSKKVKE, encoded by the coding sequence ATGAAAAAATCTGAGATTCAGCAACTTTTACAAAGCATATCCAACAATATCGATAAAGAAAACTTTATTTATGATTTTCTTTCCTCTTTTGGCTTATCCAGAACCACCATTACTCGTTTAAAAAAAGGCGATTACAATCTTTCTAAAACGGAAGGGGAACTTTTCTATAAAGGGAAAATCTTTTTTAAGGTATTAACGGAGGGGAATCTTCTGGATACTATAGATGAATTATCCAAAGACGAAAAAATCCTGAGACAAAAGCCCCGTTTTATAGTAGTAACGGACTTTATTAGTTTTTTTGCAACCGATACCAAACTAAAAACGAATAAAGATTTTACGATTGCTAATCTTGCAGACCAAATCGATTTCTTTCTGCCTTTATCGGGTGCAGAAATTTATCGGGTAAGCAATGACAATAAACTGGATCGCGAAGCGGCTTATAAACTTGGCGAACTTTATGATATTTTGGTTGCCGATAATCCTGATTGGATAGCACAAGGGAGTCATCAGCTCAATATTTTTTTATCGAGATTATTGTTTTGTTTTTTTGCTGAAGATACCGGTATTTTTTCTGTCAAAAGCATTTTTACCGAAAGCTTGGCCAACAATACCCAAGACGATGGTTCCGATGTGAAAGAATTTCTGTCTTTGCTGTTCAAAAAATTAAACACGGAAAATGGAGATTTTCCCAACTATTTAGACAGCTTTCCTTATGTAAACGGAGGTTTATTTCGCGATGATATCGAATGCCCGAAGTTTTCCAAAAAAGCCCGACAAATTTTAATTGATTCGGGAGAACTGGATTGGTCAGAAATTAATCCCGACATTTTTGGGTCAATGATTCAGGCAGTTGCCGATCCGGAGGAAAGGAACAATTTAGGAATGCACTATACCTCGGTAGTCAACATTCTCAAATTAATCAAACCCTTATTTTTGGATGAACTATACGAAGAATTTGAAAAAAACAAAAACAATGCAAAAGCATTGGACAAACTTTTAGTACGGCTTTCCAGAATCAAATTCTTCGACCCGGCTTGCGGGAGCGGTAATTTCCTGATTATTACCTACAAAGAGTTACGTAATCTTGAAATACAAATCGTTAAGCAATTAATTGATTTGAATACAGGACAACAAAAAAATTATTTTACCGAAATTAAACTTTCGCAGTTTTACGGCATAGAGATCAAGGATTTTGCCCATGAAATGGCCATACTTTCGCTTTGGCTGGCAGAACACCAAATGAACCAAGTTTTTGAACAGGAACTATTGGGACAGGGACAGTCTAAACCCTTATTGCCTCTGAAGGAAGCAGGAAACATTACCGCAGGAAACGCAGCCCGTATCGATTGGGAAGATGCTTGTCCTAAAAAAGAAGGGGATGAGATTTATATCATAGGGAATCCGCCTTATTATGGTGCAAGAAAACAAGATGAAGAACAAAAAAAAGATATTGCGATTAATTTCCCAAAACTAAAGGGAGCCAATAATTTAGATTATATTTTTATTTGGTTTTATAAAGGAACCAAGTTTATAGAAAATATTAATGCAAAATTAGGACTAGTATCTACAAATTCGGTATGTCAAAGAGAACAGGTTTCTTTATTATGGCCTCAAATCCTAAATGATAAAATAGAAATTGATTTTGCCTATCAATCTTTCAAATGGACTAATAATGCTAAAGGAAATGCAGGAGTTACAGTTATAATTGTGGCATTTCGAAATGTAATGGCGAAAGAAAAATACATTTTTACAGAATCAATAACTAAATTAGCTAAAAACATAAATGCTTATTTATTAGATTATTCAAATATTTATATTAGTCCAAGAACAAAATCTATTTCGGGTTTACCTGAAATGAATTTTGGTAATATGGCGAACGACGGAGGGAATCTGTTTTTGACAGCTGAAGAAAGGATGGCTATTATCAATAACGAACCGGATAACATCAATTTTGTAAAAAAGTTAGTAGGATCGTTAGAGTTTTTGAGAGGAATTGATAAATATTGTTTGTGGATAGAGGATGAAAATCTTGATAAAGCATTAGAAAGTTCATTTGTAAGTGAAAGGATAAGTAAAACGAAAGAAGCTAGGTTATCTAGTAAAAGAGAAGCTACGAATAAATTATCATTGACACCACATAGGTTTGCAGAGATTAGACATAGGGATACGGATGCAATATTTATTCCAAGTGTTTCATCAGAGCGTAGAGACTATATTCCATTAGGACTCACAAATAAAGATGAAATAATTGTAGCACCTAATTTAGCAATATACGATGCCCAACCCTGGCTGTTTGGTGTACTACATTCCAAAATGCATATGATTTGGGTGGATGCTGTGGGAGGTAAACTAGAAACACGTTATCGTTATTCGGCTAAGTTGTGTTATAATACCTTTCCTTTTCCTCTTATCAATGAAACCCAAAAGGAACGCATTAATTTATGTGTTTTTGCTATCTTGGACGAACGGGCAAAATATCCCGAAAAAACAATGGCCTGGATGTATAATCCCGAGACTATGCCTAGCGGTTTAAAACAAGCCCACAAAGATTTGGATTTGTGCATTGAGCAAATTTATCGATTGGCTCCTTTTACGACCGATGCGGAGCGACTGGAATATTTGTTTAAACTCTTCGATGAAATGACACAGAAAGCAACTTTGTTTACCAAAGAAAAGACTCCCCGAAAAGCTCAAAGTAAGAAGGTAAAAGAATAA
- a CDS encoding RNA-binding domain-containing protein encodes MSISLSNNKIAISTMERILDNLLQLSTENEVAEFKEAKNQFDKDKLGQYFSALANEANLNGQNEAYLVMGVKNDKSIVGTSINDTQINDYKAEIIRHTSPRINFSNVAAVLKQGKKVLVFAIPAAPKGQPVSWKGHYYGRDGESLGALNQYEFDKIKSQIVSQDWSAQIIKSASIDDLSKEAIQFARVQYKEKHPKLKEEIDAWSDETFLDKAKVTSKGKITNTAILLLGKPESEYLINPATARITWILKDKDNIEKDYAHFYNPLITAVEQVSLKIRNLKYRYIKSGTLFPDEVDQYDPYIIREALHNCIAHQDYTLGGKIIVVENEDGWLTFTNSGKFIPNSVEEVVTSDSPEPKYRNTFLVGAMVNLNMIDTIGSGIKRMYNIQRKKYFPLPEYDLSNNKVKVTIVGKVIDVNYARKIAEMPNLSLDEIILLDKVAKLKILSDDEIKSLKSKHLIEGRKPNFHISSDVAEIVGEKASYIKQRGFKDDHYKKMIIDYIQTYNQASKGEIDELILDILPSVLDKKQKDNKIKNIIYSLSKKEHIIENKGTNRNPKWILSLSKKEDE; translated from the coding sequence ATGAGCATTTCTCTTTCTAATAATAAAATAGCAATCAGTACTATGGAAAGAATTTTGGATAACTTATTGCAGCTTTCCACTGAAAATGAAGTGGCAGAATTTAAAGAAGCTAAAAACCAGTTTGATAAGGATAAACTAGGGCAGTACTTTTCGGCATTAGCCAATGAAGCTAATTTGAATGGACAAAACGAGGCTTATCTGGTTATGGGGGTGAAGAATGACAAAAGTATTGTAGGTACCTCTATAAACGACACTCAAATTAATGATTATAAAGCAGAAATAATTAGGCATACTTCCCCTCGAATTAATTTTTCCAATGTTGCTGCCGTATTGAAACAGGGTAAAAAGGTATTGGTCTTTGCTATTCCCGCTGCTCCAAAAGGACAGCCTGTTTCCTGGAAAGGTCATTATTATGGAAGAGATGGAGAAAGTCTGGGTGCGCTAAACCAATATGAATTTGACAAGATCAAGTCGCAAATTGTAAGTCAGGATTGGAGTGCTCAAATTATAAAATCAGCAAGCATAGATGATTTGTCTAAAGAAGCTATTCAATTTGCCCGAGTACAGTATAAAGAAAAGCATCCTAAACTAAAAGAAGAAATAGACGCCTGGAGTGACGAAACTTTCTTGGACAAAGCAAAAGTAACCTCTAAAGGCAAAATAACGAATACTGCTATTCTTTTATTGGGCAAACCTGAATCAGAATACCTAATAAATCCTGCAACTGCTCGCATTACCTGGATTTTAAAAGACAAGGACAATATTGAAAAGGATTATGCACATTTCTACAACCCATTAATTACAGCGGTTGAGCAAGTAAGTTTAAAAATCAGAAATCTAAAATACCGGTATATTAAGTCCGGCACCTTGTTTCCTGATGAAGTAGATCAATATGACCCTTATATCATTCGTGAAGCTTTACATAACTGTATTGCGCATCAGGATTACACTTTAGGGGGAAAAATAATTGTAGTTGAAAATGAAGATGGATGGCTTACTTTTACCAACTCGGGAAAATTCATCCCAAATAGTGTTGAAGAAGTAGTAACCAGCGATTCGCCTGAGCCTAAATACAGAAATACTTTTTTGGTTGGAGCGATGGTCAATCTTAATATGATTGATACCATTGGCAGCGGAATCAAACGAATGTACAATATTCAAAGGAAAAAGTATTTTCCGTTGCCGGAATATGATTTGTCAAATAACAAGGTCAAAGTGACTATCGTGGGTAAAGTAATTGATGTAAACTATGCCCGAAAAATAGCCGAAATGCCTAATCTTTCACTAGATGAAATTATATTATTGGACAAAGTGGCAAAACTAAAAATTTTGTCAGACGACGAAATAAAATCGTTGAAGTCTAAGCATCTTATCGAAGGTAGGAAACCTAATTTTCATATTTCATCAGACGTTGCTGAAATTGTAGGGGAAAAAGCTTCTTATATAAAACAAAGAGGTTTTAAGGATGATCACTACAAAAAAATGATTATTGATTATATTCAAACTTATAATCAAGCCTCAAAAGGAGAAATAGATGAGCTTATTTTAGACATACTTCCTTCGGTATTAGATAAAAAACAGAAAGACAACAAAATCAAAAATATTATTTATTCATTGTCTAAAAAAGAGCATATTATTGAAAACAAAGGAACTAATCGAAATCCAAAATGGATTTTGAGTTTGTCTAAAAAGGAAGATGAGTAA